The Salvelinus alpinus chromosome 35, SLU_Salpinus.1, whole genome shotgun sequence genome window below encodes:
- the LOC139564471 gene encoding serine/threonine-protein kinase Nek8-like: MEYSTKTIAAGCFGKIYREKYNETWAAIKKVPQHLINRRDLERECQVYNKAIHPNIVKLLGNPTLKDSKWIIPMEFIFGEELETTIFKSQKSQIQLTPSVKATLITGMCEGLLHLHSKDIVHQDLKPENIMVEHDTHRAVIIDMGLAKFFRNGLNSAVDMGNEAYSSPEVLQRRGQRDQRSDVWAMGKIIAELCARVRLHTPSVCPAMIYEILSLQGQQYCNAVCRMVQSDPTVRATMARIMPEIRRAGGGGNTGEQQREHLPTPFPHTEVKDTSPRPQAPPLSRAECTALPKTEVKTTLQPQPVQRSPSPARWEHAVLPKTEVKTTLQPQPVQRSPSPVKWEHAVLPKTEVKTTLQPQPVQLSPSPARWEHAVLPKTEVKTTLQPQPVQRSPSPARWEHAALPKPEVKNSPSLLPKIDQGNALVVPSGMVQPSQDVMKQLLYKEAPKGLACPLPTTGKVRICRYEQRNGEVETWEQNEVETEGGRIVKFENVMFNKKS; this comes from the exons TAAGGCAATTCATCCTAACATAGTGAAGCTTCTAGGTAATCCAACACTCAAGGACTCTAAGTGGATCATCCCCATGGAGTTCATCTTTGGAGAGGAACTGGAGACAACCATCTTCAAATCACAAAAATCTCAAATACAG TTAACTCCATCTGTAAAGGCTACCCTCATCACAGGCATGTGTGAAGGACTACTTCACCTACACAGTAAAGATATTGTCCATCAGGACCTCAAGCCTGAGAACATCATG GTAGAGCATGACACTCACCGAGCTGTGATCATTGATATGGGACTGGCCAAATTCTTCCGCAATGGCCTAAATTCTGCTGTGGATATGGGCAACGAGGCCTACTCTTCCCCTGAGGTCCTGCAGAGGCGGGGCCAACGAGATCAGCGTTCAGACGTGTGGGCTATGGGTAAAATCATTGCTGAACTCTGTGCCAGAGTCAGGCTGCACACCCCCAGTGTCTGTCCGGCTATGATCTATGAGATCCTCAGTCTCCAAGGACAGCAGTACTGTAATGCTGTCTGTAGGATGGTGCAGAGCGACCCCACAGTGCGAGCCACCATGGCCAGGATCATGCCAGAGATACGAAGGGCAGGGGGAGGTGGCAACACCGGGGAGCAACAAAGAGAACATCTTCCGACACCCTTTCCTCACACTGAGGTAAAAGACACCTCGCCACGTCCTCAAGCTCCCCCGCTATCAAGAGCTGAGTGCACAGCCTTGCCAAAGACTGAGGTCAAGACGACACTGCAACCACAACCCGTACAGCGGTCACCTTCCCCGGCAAGATGGGAGCATGCAGTCTTGCCAAAGACTGAGGTCAAGACGACACTGCAACCACAACCCGTACAGCGGTCACCTTCCCCGGTAAAATGGGAGCATGCAGTCTTGCCAAAGACTGAGGTCAAGACGACACTGCAACCACAACCCGTACAGCTGTCACCTTCCCCGGCAAGATGGGAGCATGCAGTCTTGCCAAAGACTGAGGTCAAGACGACACTGCAACCACAACCCGTACAGCGGTCACCTTCCCCAGCAAGATGGGAGCATGCAGCCTTGCCAAAGCCTGAAGTCAAGAACTCACCATCTCTCCTTCCAAAGATAGACCAGGGTAATGCATTGGTGGTTCCATCAGGCATGGTTCAACCCAGTCAAGATGTCATGAAACAGCTTCTCTACAAAGAGGCCCCAAAGGGTCTCGCATGCCCACTCCCCACAACGGGCAAGGTGCGAATCTGCCGCTATGAGCAAAGGAATGGGGAAGTGGAGACTTGGGAACAAAATGAGGTAGAGACTGAAGGAGGGAGGATAGTCAAGTTTGAGAATGTGATGTTTAACAAAAAGTCGTAA
- the LOC139564470 gene encoding serine/threonine-protein kinase Nek8-like — MAYSTSTLAAGCFGKIYREKYNDTWAAIKKVPQHLISRRDLERECQVYNKAIHPNIVKLLGNPTLKDSKWIIPMEFIFGEELETTIFKSQKSQIQLTPSIKATIITGMCEGLLYLHSKDIVHQDLKPDNIMVEHDTHRAVIIDMGLAKFFCNGLNSAMDLGNEAYSSPEVLQRRGQRDQRSDVWAMGKIIAELCARVRLHTPSVCPNKIQETLSLQGQQYCNAVCRMVQRDPTMRATMAGIMPEIQRAGVDGGGGNTGGQKRGHLLTPFPHTQVKTTLLRPQAPVQRSPSPSRFERNALPMPEVKTLVRAPVQAASPSRWERAALPKTELKFEVKTTLRPQPAQRSLSPSRWERAALPTPEVKNSPSPLSKVDQVTALVPSGITQPSQDAMKQLLYKEASRGLPCPLPMTGNVRIRRYEQRNGEVETWEQKEVVTEGGRIVKFEDVMFNNKS, encoded by the exons ATGGCGTATTCCACCAGCACTCTTGCTGCTGGCTGCTTTGGGAAGATATACAGGGAGAAGTACAATGACACCTGGGCTGCAATCAAGAAGGTGCCACAACACTTAATCAGTAGGAGAGACCTGGAGAGAGAGTGTCAAGTATACAA TAAGGCAATTCATCCTAACATAGTGAAGCTTCTGGGTAATCCAACACTCAAGGACTCTAAGTGGATCATCCCCATGGAGTTCATCTTTGGAGAGGAACTGGAGACAACCATCTTCAAATCACAAAAATCTCAAATACAG TTGACTCCATCTATAAAGGCCACCATCATCACAGGCATGTGTGAAGGACTACTTTATCTACACAGCAAAGATATTGTCCATCAGGACCTCAAGCCTGACAACATCATG GTAGAGCATGACACTCACCGAGCTGTGATCATTGATATGGGACTGGCCAAATTCTTCTGCAATGGCCTAAATTCTGCTATGGATTTGGGCAACGAGGCCTACTCTTCCCCTGAGGTCCTGCAGAGGCGGGGCCAACGAGACCAGCGTTCGGACGTGTGGGCTATGGGTAAAATCATTGCTGAACTCTGTGCCAGAGTCAGGCTGCACACCCCCAGCGTCTGTCCAAATAAGATCCAGGAGACCCTCAGTCTCCAAGGCCAGCAGTACTGTAACGCTGTCTGTAGGATGGTGCAGAGAGACCCCACAATGCGAGCCACCATGGCCGGAATCATGCCGGAGATACAAAGGGCAGGGGTAGATGGCGGTGGCGGCAACACCGGGGGGCAAAAAAGAGGACATCTTCTGACACCCTTTCCTCACACTCAGGTAAAAACCACATTGCTACGTCCTCAAGCTCCTGTACAGCGTTCACCATCTCCATCGAGATTTGAGCGCAATGCTTTACCAATGCCTGAGGTCAAGACGCTAGTGCGAGCTCCTGTGCAAGCGGCTTCTCCATCGAGATGGGAGCGTGCAGCCTTGCCAAAGACTGAGTTGAAGTTTGAGGTCAAGACAACACTGAGACCACAACCCGCACAGCGGTCACTTTCCCCATCAAGATGGGAGCGGGCAGCCTTACCAACACCTGAGGTCAAGAACTCACCATCTCCCCTTTCAAAGGTAGACCAGGTTACTGCTCTGGTTCCATCAGGCATAACTCAACCCAGTCAAGATGCCATGAAACAGCTTCTCTACAAAGAGGCATCGAGGGGTCTCCCATGCCCACTCCCCATGACGGGAAATGTGCGAATCCGCCGCTATGAGCAAAGGAATGGGGAAGTGGAGACTTGGGAACAAAAGGAGGTGGTGACTGAAGGAGGGAGGATAGTCAAGTTTGAGGATGTGATGTTTAACAACAAGTCATAA